tttcaattaaattattattttttaattcttaatgtaatattttaataatatcgtttttcttcttatattaTGTTACTATTTTCgtttttgtgtttaatagaaaataaaacaaagagtACTGTgtttattgtatatttttacatgttcttaaaaattaaattactaaaattgaCTCTCACCAATAATTcaatcacaattttttttttaaaaaaaaaacatcatattatctttttaaaaaaccgcATCCAacgttaatttctttttaaaaaataaagtaaaattaataaatttatacattACATTATAGAGaacgaagaaaaaaacaataatgcaGGAAAAATTATTCGAAAGGCCAAGAAAGGTGTGGAAATTACAATTTACAACATACCTTGTGGAGATGAAAACATTGCCCATTAACTCGAATACAAACATCTGTCTTAATTCCAGTTACATTACACCTAAAAATTGcaagtaaaattaaatcaagtaAACAAAACCAATCCCTAAATTCAAAACTAGCTCagagcgagagagagagagagagattgttaCCATTGACGAACTCTGGAATAGAGATGGTTGGGAGGTGGTGGAGGCGGCGGAGAGAGAGGTGGAGAGAgggaagaggaggaggaggaaaaCTCATAATAATCTTCTTCATAAATTGTATCGACGGCGCGAAGGTTTTGCCAAACGGTAAAATCATCTGTTTCCTTCATTTCGTTGAAGGTCGCGTCTCTGGTCTTTGGGGGAGTGTGCATTTGGAAGctttatgaaatttggtttcGTTCATTCTCATAGGCATTTACCATTAAATATTGGGGGTGAAGATGGAGGTGGAGGAGGGTGTGTGTATTAATGGCGGCCATGTGATTCCTCTTAAATGCTGTTCATCCTCCGCTTAATTACCGTTCACTCTTTACTCTcatattttttgtaaattttaaaatttattccaATTACGATACCCGTTTTGAATTTTCCTTAGCTTgagaaacaaaggaaaaagaaatggaatacGTGTCCTCTTGTCTACTCATTTTTTGTTGCGTCGAGCGATTCGGAGGAAATTTGTGGCCCATTTTTTTGTCCGCTCTTAGACCCATACATATTAAATTTGGGATTCTAATTGTCAAATTGGCACTATGTTTTGTCTTTTCTggcaacaaaaattaattagggtaaataaattccaacatatcacctaatttgaaaatacaaccTTATGAGCTAGGGATTTGGGCTAAGAATCTATCTTTTATACGTTAAGATATATTAACTCACAAATCATGTTTTAATACTAACCAATTTAACATTTGatacatcttttttttatttgaattgtgTTTGATTCCTCGTTCTtgtaattgatatatataaaagattcaCACACTTTATAAAAACTAGTTAGGTGAATGAAATTGGGGAATGATTTAGTTACTTGTAGTTTTACCATAGGCTAACTAATAGtataaaaattacatatacAGTCTAATTTATGACTATAATTGGTACAACCTTGTTTAATGCTTCTCACATTCTATAcacaaaagaaatacaaaaaggtaatttaaaatttaaaataacccccttacttatttttattatgtataCAATCTACGTTGcacacaaaattttctaaaacaaagttttaatACTTTCTTATGTTGTAATAACATATTTGTAGACACCACAATAATCTTAATAAATTTCGTGGTGAcatgagataaaaaaaaataataaagtaacgtaaaatttataaaaccaAGTTACGaagtatttatatattttatatttgtttgataCGTTCATCATTACACAAAACCGATGGATAACATAATTCAAAAACGACAAAATCTCAATAAAGTGAACTTTTGccattttcttttgcatacaactatagtattttataaaaaaacaatatggtATACCGTATACTCAATTATATATTCTACGTTTGCGTATGATTAAATAACTCCATGCTTTAGTAATCCAACAAACTTCTTCGGTAAGGAAAATAGCCTGAAGATGCAAATTGGTGTCGCATATGTAGTGGAAACGACGACGATAGCGGTTGAGTCACTGACAAAATACTTGGTTGACTTTGACCGATAGCAGTTGTTGACGTCGTTACTAAACTGCCTTCTACGGTGGTGATATCGTGAATACTTGATCTTTTTCGATCCTTTTTGGCAGATTCTTGacgaagaaaatatttttgagcATGACTTGCTACTTGAGTTGGAGTTCTTGTAATCACCGCATTTCTAGAAATGCTTCTCCAATCTCCCTTTCCAAATTTCTTCAGCCCTAATAAAAACAGCCTGCCACATTTGgaaaattcatttgaatttcttttcttatacatatcaaatatttctatttattttttgtctaactttcaatttttatatagttaaataataataagtcaTCCAATTTTAGCAAGTAATTGacactttaaaatattaatgggTTAACATACATTTCTGTCATTATGATCGTTATAtcaaaatacttttataaatcttaaaatttattagttcTAAGAAgttgattttatatataattttttaataatatcaataatttcaatgctaaaaataaataaacgtgTTTGCTAAAATCTACCATGAAAATGCTAATAAATAATAGTTACAATTACAAAGTTTTAAACTAATCtcttgaataaaatatataatcatcaaccttttattgaatataattcttttacttttatagttgaaaaattatgaagtGAGTGATTGAATATTAAGAGATGGAAGTTATACTAATATAAACACATGCTTTTAACTTAGTTTCAACTTTGATACaactataaattttcatgCGTCATTtgataaatcttaaatttaggtAGTAATAGTTGAACTATGATTATAATTAAGAATTGGCAAAAGAGTTTTTAGaaatcaaactatttaaaatggtattttaaaatagttatatatgtactaaagaatattaataataatcatatagGAGAGGCTAAATTAAGTTGAAGTAACGTAACGTACTGATGTTCCTTTTTCGTCCAGGGTTTCCCCTTTTTCCTCTCAGTCGTCGAGGTTTTCTCCGATACTGGACGTGGCGACGGCGGCGACCTCTCCCTCTCCGACGATTTGGCCACCGTCAAGTCATCAGCATAATTGGGCAACTCAACTCGTCCAGAGTCAATATCCAGTACGTCCGAAACCAAGACATCATAATGATATCTAACGTCGGCCGCTGATTTACCAGGAACAAGAGCGGCGATTTTGATCCAACGGTCAGGAGAATTATCGGGGACCAGAACGAGAGCGTGCTCAAAAAGGTTATCCTGGTGGCGAGTCCAGGGAGTGGGAGAAGAAAGTGAAGCGACAGGGAAAAGGCCGAAGGAAGGAGAATGGGGTTCCATTGGCCTTTCCCGTGGCGGgagtgagagaaaaaaaaaagagagaggggGAGATGAAGAGAATTGGAGAGGGGAGGTTTTGGAATGAATGGGAAATTTGAAGGAAGAggtttaaagttaaaagggAGGTGGTGCACGTGCGAGAATGCAAATATTTGCGGGGCTAAAAATGGGAGAGCCAACGGATTGAGGCCAGTAAAAAGGTAAATTGAAACACGTTTCTGcctttttacctttttctttctttttttaacacCTACAGTGCTCGTTTTTGGGTTGTGGGTgtctcattcttttttagactcctattttaattattatgacaCTATGCCCcgattattatttaattgtttaattatttacttatttacttattttagtGTTGATGTGAgatatttcatattattaaccTTCTATTTCCCTTTCGTTCcctctttcaattttctttccagtttttcttttaacaattatatgaaatttgtaagttttaaatttgaagtaaaatCTGATATTTTCTATGTTATTCACGCCCATTTCCATTGattttactaaatattttatttttattataaatacaCTTTAGGATTTCTTGGgattgagttttaaaaaaattcagttttatttaaacttttctttcaaatgtttaaaatacactaagaaatttattttgaacGTGTTTAgaaagttttagtttttttagaataactttttttaaaaaattaaatacttatgTAATCTAAACTCactaataatttgaaagtaagAGTAGTTAATAGCTATTACAACTTAAAAGGTGAAACGAGTACAATGactactttcttttcttttcattttggactggatattttcaatttactttAGTTTCAACACACAATTTTCATAACTTATATTTAAATCGTGACGCCAAACTAAACATTCAAGTATTCCGAAATTTAACTTTACACCTGAGTTGTATAGTGAACTATGAAAAAACATgaattaaacaacaacaataactcGTACACCAACCCAACATTTTTGTACTCCATAACTTTCTTATCCAACTAGTAAATTTGCTGTATTAAATATGTTAACACGttcctttaaaataaaagataaaattgtagCTTTTCGCCTTTTGATAATATGATATAGCAAATATAATAcattattttggaattttgcaAAATACCACAAAATTCTTACTCTTTAAAATACTTTAtgtcttaaatttgttattgttcTAAAACTAAAGTCattcaataatttgtttattctttcattttgtaaGGCTACAATCGTTCTCTCgtatggaaaaaataatttgtttattcaaCAACGTTCATATTTCTTCTCCCATGTTTAAAAGTCTTAATCATCTTTCTCCTTATACGAGAAAAACGATTTGTTATTCCTGATCGGTAGAACACAGTTTGTGTTCTAAATTGGTAAGGAAGTttccatcatcatcatcttttccattttttttatttgcaaaTCGCTCACGTGAagactttttaagttttatttattgtttttttttctttggtttcgCAGTGGGTGTACTGCTATTATGCATCCATGaattcttataatttatattgtatTAATATTGGTTTTAtgttatcaataatatattaattgcaatacaaaatataatggttgttaATCATAGTAGTTTAACTTTATTTGTGACTGTTTGCTCTATTTGACGTATTTTAGAGTTAAACctgatttcaaattattttattttattttttatgttgattttactttgtaTTAGTTTTGTATATCAGTGGTGTGATATGCTTATATTAAATGTACAATGTGTATCAAAcagtatcaagtgtatcaaaatCCAAAGGGTATCAAGAAGtatgaaatttatatcaagtgtataaagAAATATCACGTGTATTGATGgatattaggtgtatcaaatgtatatattagtaataaggatatttgtgacattttatattttgtatatgtgagctaaattttgtttttgtcattctTGTAATAAACCAATATTTGCTACATAGTAtgtcattgatagattttgacaaattttgatatatttacattttttaaatacaactatatacttaattattttaaatctaattactatatttacatctatttttttataaacaataaaaatattataatttgtttaatttttttttgcaagtGCAAACAAAACCTAACATGCATTTCGTGATCCAACATCTGGATTGGAAATATTTCAGCCCGCAAGTTCCATAGTCCATATAAAGGCCCATTAAAAGTAAGCTAGGcccaaattaatttgacaatttaagtataaaatgaagagaaacCCTAGGGTTTCTTCCATTCACCCGGGCTTCCTATcccctttccctttccccCCCTTCCCCATTCCCATTTTCGCCGGCCGCCATGAAGTACAATCCGAGGGTTTCCAGTTCCCGCCGCAAGAGCCGCAAGGCTCATTTTTCGGCTCCGTCCAGCGTTCGTCGGGTTATCATGAGTGCTCCTCTCTCGACTGACCTCCGGTCAAAGTACAACGTCCGATCTATGCCGATTCGGAAGGATGACGAGGTCCAAGTCGTCCGTGGAACTTACAAGGGCCGTGAGGGCAAGGTAGTGCAGGTGTATCGTAGGAAGTGGATTATCCACATCGAGCGCATCACTCGGGAAAAGGTTAACGGTTCCACTGTCAACGTCGGCATCAAACCCTC
This DNA window, taken from Cucumis sativus cultivar 9930 chromosome 6, Cucumber_9930_V3, whole genome shotgun sequence, encodes the following:
- the LOC101212559 gene encoding transcription factor SRM1; this translates as MEPHSPSFGLFPVASLSSPTPWTRHQDNLFEHALVLVPDNSPDRWIKIAALVPGKSAADVRYHYDVLVSDVLDIDSGRVELPNYADDLTVAKSSERERSPPSPRPVSEKTSTTERKKGKPWTKKEHQLFLLGLKKFGKGDWRSISRNAVITRTPTQVASHAQKYFLRQESAKKDRKRSSIHDITTVEGSLVTTSTTAIGQSQPSILSVTQPLSSSFPLHMRHQFASSGYFPYRRSLLDY
- the LOC101203563 gene encoding 60S ribosomal protein L26-1, whose translation is MKYNPRVSSSRRKSRKAHFSAPSSVRRVIMSAPLSTDLRSKYNVRSMPIRKDDEVQVVRGTYKGREGKVVQVYRRKWIIHIERITREKVNGSTVNVGIKPSKVVITKLRLDKDRKSLLDRKGKGRAAADKDKGTKFTAEDIMQSVD